A single genomic interval of Flavihumibacter rivuli harbors:
- a CDS encoding DUF4251 domain-containing protein, whose product MITRLKAMIMLLALLSIVVNGYSQEEKKDKKEVVLQQLGEKKFTFVAQSMRPMRGGTRQLTTQYEVKVTADTVDSFLPYAGRAQSVSMNPSEQGLTFKSTNFDYVKEEGKKGRITITISFKDVSDPRKMIFTIYADGITSLQVTCNNRDPISFDGYLRGSQ is encoded by the coding sequence ATGATCACTAGACTAAAGGCCATGATAATGCTTCTTGCCTTACTCTCCATTGTTGTCAATGGTTATAGCCAGGAGGAAAAGAAGGATAAGAAGGAAGTTGTCCTCCAGCAGCTGGGGGAAAAGAAATTTACGTTTGTAGCCCAGTCCATGCGACCCATGCGGGGCGGTACCCGACAACTTACCACTCAATATGAAGTAAAGGTTACCGCAGATACTGTTGATAGTTTCCTTCCTTATGCAGGCAGGGCCCAGTCAGTGTCCATGAATCCATCAGAGCAGGGCCTGACCTTTAAATCTACCAATTTTGATTATGTCAAGGAGGAAGGCAAGAAGGGAAGGATAACCATTACCATTTCATTCAAGGATGTATCAGATCCGCGCAAGATGATATTCACGATCTACGCGGATGGTATTACCAGCTTGCAGGTAACCTGTAACAACAGGGATCCCATATCATTTGATGGCTACTTGCGGGGAAGCCAATAG